A genome region from Coturnix japonica isolate 7356 chromosome 13, Coturnix japonica 2.1, whole genome shotgun sequence includes the following:
- the RUFY1 gene encoding RUN and FYVE domain-containing protein 1 isoform X1, which yields MAAGAAGMKEDFEIIDKTQVPDTAELRNVDKEKEEAKWSAPILSLAKKASENLALSYGSALKSAASVGLISKAVSNDSTAKTNTAARYHGMEERANLMNMMKLSIKTLIQSALSLGRTLDSDFPPLQQLFVVLEHCLKHGLKAKKTFIGQNKSFFGPLELVEKLCPEASDIATSVKNLPELKTAVGRGRAWLYLALMQKKLADYLKVLLDHKHLLSEFYEPDALMMEEEGAVIVGLLVGLNVIDANLCLKGEDLDSQVGVIDFSLYLKETQDSDGKQDGGITAVLDQKHYVEELNRHLSCTVTDLQNKIDCLEKTNSKLQEELAAATDRIGSLQEEQQQLKKQNELIRERSEKSVEVTKEDTKVELDTYRQSRQGLDEMYSDVWKQLKEEKKVRLELEKELELQIGMKTEMEIAMKLLEKDTHEKQDTLVALRQQLEEVKAINLQMFHKSQNAESSLQQKTETISSFEGKTSEMMSAMKQMEERLQHAEKARQAAEERCNKMKQELASRLGTCQQQMSQLDGKCSTLEKELKAEKEQRQTLQRELHREKDAATLLKAELEQMEGLKKELRKLQEEKQQLEKVCEEQEQALQEMGLHLSQSKLKMEDIKEVNKALKGHTWLKDDEATHCKQCEKEFSISRRKHHCRNCGDIFCNSCSSNELALPSYPKPVRVCDTCHTLLLQRCSSNSS from the exons atggcggccgggGCGGCGGGGATGAAGGAAGACTTTGAGATCATCGACAAAACGCAGGTACCTGACACAGCCGAGCTGAGAAACGTggacaaagaaaaggaggaagcGAAGTGGTCTGCGCCCATCTTGTCGCTGGCAAAGAAAGCCTCCGAAAACCTGGCGCTGAGCTACGGCAGCGCTCTGAAGTCTGCGGCTTCGGTAGGACTCATATCCAAAGCAGTCAGCAATGACAGCACAGCGAAGACAA ACACGGCTGCGAGGTACCACGGCATGGAGGAGAGAGCCAACCTCATGAACATGATGAAGCTGAGCATCAAAACCCTCATCCAGTCGGCACTGAGCCTGGGCCGCACGCTGGACTCGGACTTCCctcccctgcagcagctgttcgTGGTGCTGGAGCACTGCCTGAAACACGGCCTGAAAG CCAAGAAGACCTTCATTGGACAGAACAAATCATTCTTTGGTCCTTTGGAGCTGGTGGAAAAGCTTTGTCCTGAAGCGTCGGATATAGCAACTAGTGTTAAGAATCTGCCAGAGCTGAA GACTGCTGTAGGAAGAGGAAGGGCTTGGCTTTACCTGGCACTCATGCAAAAGAAACTGGCGGATTATCTGAAAGTGCTTTTGGACCATAAACATTTATTAAG TGAATTTTATGAACCTGATGCGTTGAtgatggaggaggagggagcagtCATTGTGGGTCTCTTAGTTGGACTGAATGTTATTGATGCCAACCTTTGCTTGAAAGGAGAAGACTTGGATTCCCAG gTTGGAGTGATCGATTTTTCCCTGTACCTTAAGGAAACACAAGACAGTGATGGCAAACA AGATGGAGGCATTACTGCTGTCCTTGACCAGAAGCATTATGTAGAAGAACTGAACCGGCATCTAAG TTGCACAGTCACAGATCTTCAGAACAAAATAGACTGCTTAGAAAAGACCAACtcaaagctgcaggaagag CTTGCAGCAGCAACTGACCGGATTGGATCActtcaggaagagcagcagcagttaaaaaaacaaaatgaattaattcGTGAACGAAGCGAAAAAAGTGTCGAG GTAACAAAAGAGGATACAAAAGTAGAACTGGATACTTACCGGCAGTCCCGGCAGGGCCTGGATGAAATGTACAGTGATGTCTGGAAGCagttgaaagaagaaaaaaaagttaggCTG GAACTGGAGAAAGAACTGGAGCTACAGAttggaatgaaaacagaaatggaaatagcCATGAAACTTCTGGAAAAAGATACTCATGAAAAACAAGATACGTTGGTTGCACTTCGCCAACAGTTAGAAGAAGTGAAAGCAATTAATTTGCAGATGTTTCACAAGTCCCAG AACGCAGAGTCTTctttacaacagaaaacagaaacaatatcttcttttgaaggaaaaacGAGCGAGATGATGTCTGCtatgaaacaaatggaagagaG ATTGCAGCATGCAGAAAAGGCAAGGCAGGCTGCAGAGGAAAGATGCAACAAGATGAAGCAGGAGCTCGCCAGCAGACTTGGCACCTGTCAGCAACAGATGTCCCAGCTGGATGGCAAATG ctcAACTctggaaaaggaattaaaagctgaaaaggaaCAGAGGCAGACTTTGCAAAGAGAACTGCACCGAGAGAAGGACGCTGCCACTCTGCTTAAAGCAGAACTGGAACAAATGGAAGGACTGAAAAAG GAGCTGAGAAAACTGcaagaggagaagcagcagctggagaaagtCTGCGAGGAGCAGGAACAAGCTCTGCAAGAAATGGGGCTTCATCTCAGCCA atCTAAGTTGAAGATGGAAGACATTAAAGAAGTAAACAAAGCACTAAAG GGTCACACCTGGCTGAAAGATGACGAAGCAACACACTGCAAGCAGTGCGAAAAGGAGTTCTCTATCTCAAGAAGAAAG CATCACTGCAGAAACTGTGGGGACATCTTCTGCAACTCCTGTTCCAGCAACGAGCTCGCACTGCCCTCCTATCCCAAACCTGTCCGTGTCTGTGATACCTGTCACACCTTATTACTGCAGCGGTGCTCATCCAATTCCTCCTAA
- the RUFY1 gene encoding RUN and FYVE domain-containing protein 1 isoform X2 yields MEERANLMNMMKLSIKTLIQSALSLGRTLDSDFPPLQQLFVVLEHCLKHGLKAKKTFIGQNKSFFGPLELVEKLCPEASDIATSVKNLPELKTAVGRGRAWLYLALMQKKLADYLKVLLDHKHLLSEFYEPDALMMEEEGAVIVGLLVGLNVIDANLCLKGEDLDSQVGVIDFSLYLKETQDSDGKQDGGITAVLDQKHYVEELNRHLSCTVTDLQNKIDCLEKTNSKLQEELAAATDRIGSLQEEQQQLKKQNELIRERSEKSVEVTKEDTKVELDTYRQSRQGLDEMYSDVWKQLKEEKKVRLELEKELELQIGMKTEMEIAMKLLEKDTHEKQDTLVALRQQLEEVKAINLQMFHKSQNAESSLQQKTETISSFEGKTSEMMSAMKQMEERLQHAEKARQAAEERCNKMKQELASRLGTCQQQMSQLDGKCSTLEKELKAEKEQRQTLQRELHREKDAATLLKAELEQMEGLKKELRKLQEEKQQLEKVCEEQEQALQEMGLHLSQSKLKMEDIKEVNKALKGHTWLKDDEATHCKQCEKEFSISRRKHHCRNCGDIFCNSCSSNELALPSYPKPVRVCDTCHTLLLQRCSSNSS; encoded by the exons ATGGAGGAGAGAGCCAACCTCATGAACATGATGAAGCTGAGCATCAAAACCCTCATCCAGTCGGCACTGAGCCTGGGCCGCACGCTGGACTCGGACTTCCctcccctgcagcagctgttcgTGGTGCTGGAGCACTGCCTGAAACACGGCCTGAAAG CCAAGAAGACCTTCATTGGACAGAACAAATCATTCTTTGGTCCTTTGGAGCTGGTGGAAAAGCTTTGTCCTGAAGCGTCGGATATAGCAACTAGTGTTAAGAATCTGCCAGAGCTGAA GACTGCTGTAGGAAGAGGAAGGGCTTGGCTTTACCTGGCACTCATGCAAAAGAAACTGGCGGATTATCTGAAAGTGCTTTTGGACCATAAACATTTATTAAG TGAATTTTATGAACCTGATGCGTTGAtgatggaggaggagggagcagtCATTGTGGGTCTCTTAGTTGGACTGAATGTTATTGATGCCAACCTTTGCTTGAAAGGAGAAGACTTGGATTCCCAG gTTGGAGTGATCGATTTTTCCCTGTACCTTAAGGAAACACAAGACAGTGATGGCAAACA AGATGGAGGCATTACTGCTGTCCTTGACCAGAAGCATTATGTAGAAGAACTGAACCGGCATCTAAG TTGCACAGTCACAGATCTTCAGAACAAAATAGACTGCTTAGAAAAGACCAACtcaaagctgcaggaagag CTTGCAGCAGCAACTGACCGGATTGGATCActtcaggaagagcagcagcagttaaaaaaacaaaatgaattaattcGTGAACGAAGCGAAAAAAGTGTCGAG GTAACAAAAGAGGATACAAAAGTAGAACTGGATACTTACCGGCAGTCCCGGCAGGGCCTGGATGAAATGTACAGTGATGTCTGGAAGCagttgaaagaagaaaaaaaagttaggCTG GAACTGGAGAAAGAACTGGAGCTACAGAttggaatgaaaacagaaatggaaatagcCATGAAACTTCTGGAAAAAGATACTCATGAAAAACAAGATACGTTGGTTGCACTTCGCCAACAGTTAGAAGAAGTGAAAGCAATTAATTTGCAGATGTTTCACAAGTCCCAG AACGCAGAGTCTTctttacaacagaaaacagaaacaatatcttcttttgaaggaaaaacGAGCGAGATGATGTCTGCtatgaaacaaatggaagagaG ATTGCAGCATGCAGAAAAGGCAAGGCAGGCTGCAGAGGAAAGATGCAACAAGATGAAGCAGGAGCTCGCCAGCAGACTTGGCACCTGTCAGCAACAGATGTCCCAGCTGGATGGCAAATG ctcAACTctggaaaaggaattaaaagctgaaaaggaaCAGAGGCAGACTTTGCAAAGAGAACTGCACCGAGAGAAGGACGCTGCCACTCTGCTTAAAGCAGAACTGGAACAAATGGAAGGACTGAAAAAG GAGCTGAGAAAACTGcaagaggagaagcagcagctggagaaagtCTGCGAGGAGCAGGAACAAGCTCTGCAAGAAATGGGGCTTCATCTCAGCCA atCTAAGTTGAAGATGGAAGACATTAAAGAAGTAAACAAAGCACTAAAG GGTCACACCTGGCTGAAAGATGACGAAGCAACACACTGCAAGCAGTGCGAAAAGGAGTTCTCTATCTCAAGAAGAAAG CATCACTGCAGAAACTGTGGGGACATCTTCTGCAACTCCTGTTCCAGCAACGAGCTCGCACTGCCCTCCTATCCCAAACCTGTCCGTGTCTGTGATACCTGTCACACCTTATTACTGCAGCGGTGCTCATCCAATTCCTCCTAA